A DNA window from Malus domestica chromosome 12, GDT2T_hap1 contains the following coding sequences:
- the LOC103451285 gene encoding acyl-CoA-binding domain-containing protein 4-like isoform X1, with translation MGSLGGEAARKKAMWLYPKIMGFNPSERWGHSACYSRGVLYIFGGCCGGMHFSDVLVLDLEKMLWNTLVSTGQGPGPRDSHSAIVLGHKMIVFGGTNGSKKVNDLHILNLVTKEWTRPECTGTPPSPRESHTATLVGDEKLVIFGGSGEGKGNYLNDLHVLDLNTMRWTSPEVTGDIPVPRDSHSTIVMGKKLLVYGGDRGDRYYGGVDMLDMNTLTWSRLAVQGSSPGARAGHATVSIGTKVYVIGGVGDKHYYNDVWVLDVITCSWTQLEICGQHPQGRFSHTAVVTDFDIAVYGGCGEDERPLNELLVLHLGAEHLNGRYNVSMCKIFGSHWNRERGRISKGADFNTQKPMLMGNHVVVRETTHGPESEARRSLQFKSDTLHPKRRRTTSTKSIDLESEQEEHSLSLSQHSSPSHSDQEQIPNPNIVDSNQGSQGFHLFKKLNHSPSNGQSPIVTSSHKANRNSGQRSPDLNLLGERHTEPKREQYHHVNIGRPSMQFQAVEQKHLEAGPIQNMMGAEVQGKVDGAFDSGFLMTAMVNGKIYRGVLFAPGPQIISRRPTFVQNPSSSTSQIPISEAKPFPNSNHHEPPLKLSEQPMRNSMPESGLGLSQPQVARPFSVIRANPSVAKERSDLPGVFLTLGGPGSPTGGS, from the exons ATGGGGTCTTTGGGAGGTGAAGCTGCAAGGAAGAAAGCAATGTGGCTCTATCCAAAGATCATGGGATTTAATCCTTCTGAAAGATGGGGGCACTCTGCCTGCTATTCTCGTGGGGTTTTGTATATTTTTGGG GGATGTTGCGGCGGTATGCATTTCAGCGATGTTCTTGTGCTTGATCTTGAGAAAATGTTATGGAACACTCTTGTGTCAACCGGTCAAGGGCCTGGTCCTAGAGACAGCCATAGTGCCATTGTTCTAGGGCACAAGATGATAGTTTTCGGGGGAACTAATGGCTCCAAGAAGGTAAATGATCTTCACATATTGAATCTTGTGACCAAAGAATGGACACGGCCAGAATGTACGGGTACTCCACCTTCACCCCGAGAAAGTCATACTGCTACCCTTGTTGGTGATGAAAAATTAGTGATATTCGGGGGTAGTGGAGAAGGTAAAGGAAATTACTTGAATGATCTTCATGTTCTAGACCTTAATACCATGAGATGGACTTCTCCTGAGGTGACGGGTGATATTCCTGTTCCTCGAGACAGTCATAGCACAATTGTGATGGGGAAGAAGCTTCTTGTGTATGGTGGGGACCGTGGTGATAGGTATTATGGTGGTGTAGATATGCTTGACATGAACACACTGACATGGTCGAGG TTGGCTGTTCAAGGATCTTCACCGGGTGCCAGGGCAGGTCATGCAACTGTTAGTATCGGGACAAAG GTTTATGTCATTGGAGGGGTTGGAGACAAACATTATTACAACGATGTTTGGGTCCTAGATGTGATTACTTGTTCATGGACTCAACTTGAAATATGTGGCCAACATCCACAAGGACGATTCTCTCATACTGCTGTTGTTACAGATTTTGATATTGCCGTCTACGGAGG GTGTGGTGAGGACGAGCGCCCTCTGAATGAGTTGTTGGTGTTGCATCTTGGAGCAGAACATCTCAATGGTCGTTACAATGTTTCCATGTGCAAAATTTTTGGAAGCCACTGGAACCGAGAGAGGGGGAGGATCTCAAAGGGAGCAGATTTTAACACG CAGAAACCTATGCTAATGGGGAATCATGTAGTAGTACGAGAGACAACCCACGGACCAGAATCAGAAGCAAGACGGTCTCTTCAGTTCAAATCAG ATACTTTACATCCAAAGAGGAGAAGAACCACAAGTACAAAATCAATAGATCTCGAATCAGAACAAGAGGagcattctctatcactctcccAGCATTCATCACCATCACACTCGGATCAAGAGCAGATCCCGAATCCTAATATTGTTGATTCCAACCAAGGTTCTCAAGGTTTTCATTTGTTTAAGAAACTCAATCATAGTCCGAGCAATGGCCAATCTCCCATTGTCACGAGCAGCCATAAAGCTAATAGAAATTCTGGACAAAGATCTCCAGACCTTAACTTGTTAGGAGAGCGTCACACCGAACCAAAACGAGAACAGTATCATCATGTCAACATTGGTAGACCAAGTATGCAATTTCAAGCAGTAGAACAAAAACACTTGGAGGCAGGGCCTATTCAGAACATG ATGGGTGCTGAGGTTCAAGGCAAAGTTGATGGAGCATTCGACTCAGGTTTCCTAATGACCGCGATGGTTAATGGAAAGATATATAGAGGAGTCTTATTTGCACCA GGACCCCAGATCATCTCAAGAAGGCCAACTTTCGTGCAAAATCCTTCGTCTTCAACAAGCCAAATTCCCATTTCTGAAGCAAAACCATTTCCAAACTCGAATCATCACGAGCCACCCTTGAAGCTATCTGAGCAACCAATGAGGAATTCCATGCCGGAGTCTGGCCTGGGCCTCAGCCAACCTCAGGTTGCTCGACCATTTTCGGTCATTCGAGCCAATCCATCTGTAGCCAAAGAAAGAAGTGATCTTCCTGGTGTGTTTTTAACACTTGGGGGACCAGGAAGTCCAACTGGTGGATCTTAG
- the LOC103451285 gene encoding acyl-CoA-binding domain-containing protein 4-like isoform X2: MGSLGGEAARKKAMWLYPKIMGFNPSERWGHSACYSRGVLYIFGGCCGGMHFSDVLVLDLEKMLWNTLVSTGQGPGPRDSHSAIVLGHKMIVFGGTNGSKKVNDLHILNLVTKEWTRPECTGTPPSPRESHTATLVGDEKLVIFGGSGEGKGNYLNDLHVLDLNTMRWTSPEVTGDIPVPRDSHSTIVMGKKLLVYGGDRGDRYYGGVDMLDMNTLTWSRLAVQGSSPGARAGHATVSIGTKVYVIGGVGDKHYYNDVWVLDVITCSWTQLEICGQHPQGRFSHTAVVTDFDIAVYGGCGEDERPLNELLVLHLGAEHLNGRYNVSMCKIFGSHWNRERGRISKGADFNTKPMLMGNHVVVRETTHGPESEARRSLQFKSDTLHPKRRRTTSTKSIDLESEQEEHSLSLSQHSSPSHSDQEQIPNPNIVDSNQGSQGFHLFKKLNHSPSNGQSPIVTSSHKANRNSGQRSPDLNLLGERHTEPKREQYHHVNIGRPSMQFQAVEQKHLEAGPIQNMMGAEVQGKVDGAFDSGFLMTAMVNGKIYRGVLFAPGPQIISRRPTFVQNPSSSTSQIPISEAKPFPNSNHHEPPLKLSEQPMRNSMPESGLGLSQPQVARPFSVIRANPSVAKERSDLPGVFLTLGGPGSPTGGS, translated from the exons ATGGGGTCTTTGGGAGGTGAAGCTGCAAGGAAGAAAGCAATGTGGCTCTATCCAAAGATCATGGGATTTAATCCTTCTGAAAGATGGGGGCACTCTGCCTGCTATTCTCGTGGGGTTTTGTATATTTTTGGG GGATGTTGCGGCGGTATGCATTTCAGCGATGTTCTTGTGCTTGATCTTGAGAAAATGTTATGGAACACTCTTGTGTCAACCGGTCAAGGGCCTGGTCCTAGAGACAGCCATAGTGCCATTGTTCTAGGGCACAAGATGATAGTTTTCGGGGGAACTAATGGCTCCAAGAAGGTAAATGATCTTCACATATTGAATCTTGTGACCAAAGAATGGACACGGCCAGAATGTACGGGTACTCCACCTTCACCCCGAGAAAGTCATACTGCTACCCTTGTTGGTGATGAAAAATTAGTGATATTCGGGGGTAGTGGAGAAGGTAAAGGAAATTACTTGAATGATCTTCATGTTCTAGACCTTAATACCATGAGATGGACTTCTCCTGAGGTGACGGGTGATATTCCTGTTCCTCGAGACAGTCATAGCACAATTGTGATGGGGAAGAAGCTTCTTGTGTATGGTGGGGACCGTGGTGATAGGTATTATGGTGGTGTAGATATGCTTGACATGAACACACTGACATGGTCGAGG TTGGCTGTTCAAGGATCTTCACCGGGTGCCAGGGCAGGTCATGCAACTGTTAGTATCGGGACAAAG GTTTATGTCATTGGAGGGGTTGGAGACAAACATTATTACAACGATGTTTGGGTCCTAGATGTGATTACTTGTTCATGGACTCAACTTGAAATATGTGGCCAACATCCACAAGGACGATTCTCTCATACTGCTGTTGTTACAGATTTTGATATTGCCGTCTACGGAGG GTGTGGTGAGGACGAGCGCCCTCTGAATGAGTTGTTGGTGTTGCATCTTGGAGCAGAACATCTCAATGGTCGTTACAATGTTTCCATGTGCAAAATTTTTGGAAGCCACTGGAACCGAGAGAGGGGGAGGATCTCAAAGGGAGCAGATTTTAACACG AAACCTATGCTAATGGGGAATCATGTAGTAGTACGAGAGACAACCCACGGACCAGAATCAGAAGCAAGACGGTCTCTTCAGTTCAAATCAG ATACTTTACATCCAAAGAGGAGAAGAACCACAAGTACAAAATCAATAGATCTCGAATCAGAACAAGAGGagcattctctatcactctcccAGCATTCATCACCATCACACTCGGATCAAGAGCAGATCCCGAATCCTAATATTGTTGATTCCAACCAAGGTTCTCAAGGTTTTCATTTGTTTAAGAAACTCAATCATAGTCCGAGCAATGGCCAATCTCCCATTGTCACGAGCAGCCATAAAGCTAATAGAAATTCTGGACAAAGATCTCCAGACCTTAACTTGTTAGGAGAGCGTCACACCGAACCAAAACGAGAACAGTATCATCATGTCAACATTGGTAGACCAAGTATGCAATTTCAAGCAGTAGAACAAAAACACTTGGAGGCAGGGCCTATTCAGAACATG ATGGGTGCTGAGGTTCAAGGCAAAGTTGATGGAGCATTCGACTCAGGTTTCCTAATGACCGCGATGGTTAATGGAAAGATATATAGAGGAGTCTTATTTGCACCA GGACCCCAGATCATCTCAAGAAGGCCAACTTTCGTGCAAAATCCTTCGTCTTCAACAAGCCAAATTCCCATTTCTGAAGCAAAACCATTTCCAAACTCGAATCATCACGAGCCACCCTTGAAGCTATCTGAGCAACCAATGAGGAATTCCATGCCGGAGTCTGGCCTGGGCCTCAGCCAACCTCAGGTTGCTCGACCATTTTCGGTCATTCGAGCCAATCCATCTGTAGCCAAAGAAAGAAGTGATCTTCCTGGTGTGTTTTTAACACTTGGGGGACCAGGAAGTCCAACTGGTGGATCTTAG